The Alphaproteobacteria bacterium GM7ARS4 genome includes a region encoding these proteins:
- a CDS encoding TlpA family protein disulfide reductase yields MVRNVYYRVGGWFFNLYGMRGMMKAWRYRGLLLGIGLVGVSLLGILWGWTLSLDGGLGGKGGGAALRHCAFDGAEDRVRHAGNPVKGDDMALSFLDGDIVLLSSLRGRVIVMNFWATWCPPCIEELPSLLALQQTMSGEDVIVILVAADFAEREAIDSFLARHGLEALRSHHDKDLSLSGVWRIGSMPTTLIMDRKGREVWRHEGACAWDGEDVVSFLRALP; encoded by the coding sequence ATGGTGAGGAATGTTTATTATAGGGTGGGCGGGTGGTTTTTCAATCTGTATGGGATGAGAGGGATGATGAAGGCGTGGCGCTATAGAGGTCTTTTGCTTGGGATAGGGCTTGTGGGCGTGTCATTGTTAGGGATTTTATGGGGATGGACTCTGTCTCTCGATGGGGGGCTAGGGGGCAAGGGCGGCGGGGCGGCGCTAAGGCATTGTGCGTTCGATGGCGCAGAAGACAGGGTGCGCCATGCGGGCAACCCTGTGAAGGGCGATGATATGGCGCTGTCATTTTTAGATGGCGACATTGTCTTATTGTCCTCTCTACGTGGGCGCGTGATTGTGATGAATTTTTGGGCGACATGGTGTCCGCCATGCATAGAGGAGCTTCCCTCTTTGTTGGCTCTTCAGCAGACGATGTCGGGGGAGGATGTGATTGTTATTTTGGTGGCGGCGGACTTTGCTGAGCGGGAGGCCATCGACTCGTTTCTTGCGCGCCATGGGCTAGAGGCTCTACGGAGTCACCATGACAAAGACCTTTCGTTGAGTGGTGTATGGCGTATCGGCTCGATGCCAACGACTCTTATCATGGACAGGAAAGGGCGGGAGGTGTGGCGTCATGAGGGGGCATGCGCATGGGATGGCGAGGATGTTGTGTCATTTTTGCGTGCGCTTCCTTAG
- a CDS encoding cytochrome c1: MTQKNHRTSALITIALSLFFCASHPVYAVDDDALHIPQIQWPSDGPLGRFDRAALQRGFQVYLEVCSACHSLRYLRYQDLEDIGYSKEDVAQIAGEFSVQDGPDDEGQMYQRKARGLDFFVEPFANEQAARAANGGAYPPDLSLITLSRRNADNYMVALLKGYREPPPGFSMVEGKYYNVHYPGRQIGMPPPLYNDIVTYEDGSLASIDQMSEDVTQFLIWAADPSMEERKRLGIQVFIFLLFLSILMVAAKKRIWSDKT, from the coding sequence ATGACCCAAAAAAACCATCGCACATCCGCCCTTATCACCATAGCACTCTCCTTGTTCTTCTGTGCGAGCCATCCCGTCTATGCTGTCGATGATGACGCTCTCCACATCCCACAGATTCAATGGCCATCAGATGGACCTTTGGGACGATTCGACCGCGCCGCCCTCCAACGCGGATTTCAAGTCTATCTAGAAGTCTGCTCCGCATGCCATTCCCTGAGGTATCTTCGCTATCAAGACCTAGAGGATATAGGCTATAGCAAAGAGGATGTGGCACAGATCGCGGGAGAGTTCTCTGTCCAAGACGGACCCGATGATGAAGGGCAAATGTATCAACGCAAAGCAAGAGGATTAGATTTCTTTGTCGAACCCTTCGCCAACGAACAGGCTGCCCGCGCCGCCAATGGGGGCGCTTATCCGCCAGACCTCTCCCTTATCACGCTCTCAAGACGCAACGCCGATAACTATATGGTGGCCCTCCTGAAGGGATACAGAGAACCCCCACCTGGCTTCTCAATGGTCGAAGGAAAATACTATAACGTCCACTATCCAGGACGACAGATCGGCATGCCACCGCCCCTCTACAACGATATTGTCACCTATGAAGATGGTAGCCTCGCCTCCATCGACCAAATGTCAGAAGACGTCACCCAATTCCTCATCTGGGCAGCCGACCCCTCTATGGAAGAACGCAAGCGCTTAGGCATTCAAGTCTTTATCTTCCTCCTCTTCCTCAGCATCCTCATGGTCGCCGCGAAAAAACGCATATGGAGTGATAAGACCTAA
- a CDS encoding cytochrome b N-terminal domain-containing protein has protein sequence MTQKTSFLQWLDARLPVVTFVRNHLINYPTPRNLNIMWNFGSLAGIMLLIMIITGWFLAAHYTADAEKAFSSVQHIMRDVNYGWLIRYMHMNGSSFFFIILYLHLLRGLYYGSYKAPRELLWITGVILLILIMVTAFVGYVLPWGQMSYWGATVITNLFSAIPFIGEDIVILILGGFSVDNPTLTRFFALHFLIPFIILFFAIIHLIALHQSKSNNPLGVEVKSEKDTLPFHPYFTAKDFAGLAVFLLIYAIIVFFFPYFFSEPENAIPANPLVTPAHIVPEWYFLPYYAILRAVPDKLLGVILMFGAVFVLFFVPWLDKNPIKSANFRPLYRQFYWIFLLNVIVLGWCGANPPQGVYITIARLASVYYFAFFLVIMPILSRFEKGQKPPQSIYAYINRGVDA, from the coding sequence ATGACGCAAAAAACATCCTTCCTCCAGTGGCTCGATGCACGACTTCCCGTCGTCACATTCGTGCGCAATCATCTCATCAACTATCCAACGCCCCGCAATCTCAACATCATGTGGAATTTCGGGTCCCTCGCCGGCATCATGCTCCTCATCATGATCATTACGGGATGGTTTCTTGCCGCCCATTACACAGCAGACGCAGAAAAAGCCTTCTCAAGCGTCCAACATATCATGCGGGATGTCAATTACGGGTGGCTCATACGCTATATGCACATGAATGGCTCGTCCTTCTTCTTTATTATCCTCTATCTTCACCTCTTGCGCGGCTTATATTACGGCTCTTACAAAGCGCCACGAGAACTCCTCTGGATCACTGGCGTCATCCTCCTTATCCTTATTATGGTCACGGCCTTTGTCGGCTATGTCCTGCCATGGGGACAAATGAGCTATTGGGGCGCCACAGTGATTACAAACCTCTTCTCCGCCATCCCTTTCATCGGCGAGGATATTGTCATCCTTATCCTTGGTGGCTTTAGCGTTGATAATCCCACCTTGACGAGATTTTTCGCCCTCCATTTCCTTATCCCCTTTATCATCCTCTTCTTTGCTATCATCCATCTCATCGCCCTCCATCAGTCAAAATCCAATAATCCGCTGGGCGTCGAGGTGAAAAGCGAGAAAGACACCCTCCCCTTTCATCCTTATTTCACAGCAAAAGATTTTGCGGGACTGGCTGTCTTCCTCCTTATTTATGCCATCATTGTCTTTTTCTTCCCCTATTTCTTCTCCGAGCCAGAGAACGCTATCCCCGCCAACCCCCTTGTGACGCCAGCACATATCGTCCCTGAATGGTATTTTCTCCCCTATTACGCTATTTTGCGCGCTGTCCCCGATAAATTGCTTGGCGTTATTCTTATGTTTGGCGCTGTCTTCGTCCTGTTCTTTGTCCCATGGCTTGATAAGAATCCTATCAAAAGCGCCAATTTCCGCCCCCTCTATCGGCAATTTTATTGGATTTTTCTCCTCAATGTCATCGTCCTTGGCTGGTGCGGCGCCAATCCGCCTCAAGGCGTCTATATCACCATCGCCAGATTGGCGAGCGTCTACTATTTTGCCTTTTTCCTCGTCATCATGCCTATCCTCTCGCGCTTCGAAAAAGGACAGAAACCTCCCCAATCCATCTATGCCTATATCAATAGAGGCGTTGACGCATGA
- the petA gene encoding ubiquinol-cytochrome c reductase iron-sulfur subunit has protein sequence MSPDDTPPPSGMHADLERRDFLYIATGSVACVGTALASWPFIDSMNPSRDVLNLANIDVDISRIPAGQGITVRWRGKPVFIRHRDPGEVNAARNVNIASLPDPQDDTERVQKPEWLIAIGVCTHLGCIPLGNNIGEPRGDWDGWFCVCHGSQYDTSGRIRKGPAPTNLAIPPYTFLDDHTVRIGTRTL, from the coding sequence ATGAGCCCTGATGATACCCCCCCTCCTTCTGGTATGCATGCAGACCTAGAGAGGCGCGACTTCCTCTATATCGCCACGGGCTCTGTGGCATGTGTCGGGACAGCCCTCGCCAGCTGGCCCTTCATCGATAGTATGAATCCGTCCCGTGATGTGCTGAACCTCGCCAATATCGATGTGGATATATCACGCATTCCCGCTGGACAAGGAATCACCGTGCGCTGGCGCGGTAAACCCGTCTTCATACGCCACCGCGACCCCGGCGAAGTCAATGCGGCGCGCAATGTCAATATCGCCTCCCTGCCAGATCCACAAGACGATACCGAACGCGTCCAAAAGCCTGAATGGCTTATCGCCATAGGCGTCTGCACACACTTGGGATGTATCCCCCTTGGCAATAACATAGGCGAGCCCCGTGGCGATTGGGATGGATGGTTCTGTGTCTGCCATGGCTCCCAATATGATACATCGGGACGCATACGCAAAGGACCCGCCCCCACCAATCTCGCCATCCCACCTTACACGTTCTTAGACGACCACACCGTGCGTATCGGGACGCGAACGCTATGA
- a CDS encoding CCA tRNA nucleotidyltransferase translates to MATPYHPSLAHAHTIPCTLPTALTNDTCRTIFRALEEEGFHALFVGGCVRDSLLKRPIYDIDIATTAKPAQTIESLKKYAIATYPTGIDHGTITARLNNQSFEITSLRIDTKHFGRHAHVSFSQDWQQDAQRRDFTMNALYAHIDGTLYDFFHGITDLQQRHIRFIGDPLQRIREDYLRILRYFRFTATYGQHAKRHQQPQERRDALNACATLAPHLRSLSPQRIWKEIRILLRTKNPYPTLRLMATCHIFSHLPTPIPPHNIAAIGRLIALDKHHGGNRPLRRAACMLYRPPHQHGKTSRPLTHAWRLSHKEQKHIERLFRSIEQREERYQHPLAHWRTIRYKDGLHGVRDCLLLHYSHHRHVHHHVLPLWRACLYTLTIGIIIRKAAMWKAPSFPLKGQDILHMGIPPGPRVGALLARTERWWLNKHCRPNANQCKQYAQTIHRTMP, encoded by the coding sequence ATGGCCACACCCTATCATCCATCCCTCGCACACGCCCACACCATCCCATGCACACTCCCAACAGCCCTCACCAATGACACATGTCGCACAATCTTTCGCGCCCTCGAAGAAGAAGGCTTTCACGCCCTCTTTGTGGGAGGATGTGTGCGCGATAGCCTGCTCAAACGCCCCATCTATGACATAGACATCGCCACAACGGCAAAACCCGCACAAACCATCGAAAGCCTCAAAAAATACGCCATCGCCACATACCCAACAGGAATCGACCATGGCACCATCACGGCACGCCTGAATAACCAATCCTTCGAAATTACGAGCCTACGTATCGATACAAAGCATTTCGGACGCCATGCCCACGTCTCCTTCAGCCAAGATTGGCAACAAGACGCCCAAAGGCGCGATTTCACCATGAACGCCCTCTACGCCCATATAGACGGCACGCTCTATGATTTTTTCCATGGTATCACAGACCTACAACAACGCCATATACGATTCATTGGCGACCCCCTTCAACGTATCAGGGAAGATTATCTCCGTATTTTGCGCTATTTTCGATTCACAGCGACCTACGGACAGCATGCCAAGAGACATCAACAGCCACAAGAACGGCGTGACGCCTTAAACGCATGCGCAACCCTCGCCCCACACCTACGAAGCCTCTCACCCCAACGTATATGGAAAGAAATACGTATCCTCCTCAGGACAAAGAACCCCTATCCCACCCTTCGTCTCATGGCGACATGCCATATTTTTTCCCATCTCCCAACGCCCATTCCACCACACAATATCGCCGCCATCGGCAGACTCATCGCCCTCGACAAACACCATGGCGGCAACCGCCCCCTCAGACGCGCCGCATGCATGCTCTACCGACCGCCCCACCAGCATGGCAAGACATCCCGCCCATTGACCCATGCATGGCGTCTATCCCATAAGGAACAGAAACACATAGAACGACTCTTTCGCTCTATTGAGCAACGCGAAGAGCGCTATCAACATCCTCTCGCCCATTGGCGCACCATACGCTACAAAGACGGCCTCCATGGCGTGCGCGACTGCCTCCTGCTCCATTATAGCCACCATCGTCATGTCCATCACCATGTCCTCCCACTATGGCGCGCATGCCTCTACACCCTCACCATAGGCATCATCATACGCAAAGCTGCCATGTGGAAAGCCCCCTCCTTTCCGCTCAAAGGCCAAGATATTCTCCATATGGGTATCCCGCCCGGCCCCCGTGTCGGCGCGCTCCTCGCCCGCACCGAACGATGGTGGCTCAACAAGCACTGCCGACCCAATGCTAACCAATGCAAACAATACGCACAGACAATCCATCGCACCATGCCATGA
- a CDS encoding prephenate dehydratase (catalyzes the formation of phenylpyruvate from prephenate in phenylalanine biosynthesis), which yields MMAIDTPAIDKVAFQGLRGAYSHMACIEAYPQLTHIPCDFFYDVFHMVTQDPHCIGLIPVENSIAGRVSEIHQLLAHSTLHIIAEHYQPISHCLLALPTCSIEDIRTIKSHSQALMQCQDIIHHHRWQQVAVTDTAQAALDVSRGTHIHDAAIASSLAAKLYNLTILKTHIADTEHNTTRFIAVHAHPPAPHAPNTPSMASLVLRIGNTPSSLYTILGYFAQHAINLTRLEGIIADDRFTQAQFYIDVEGNAYHPPLKHVLAQLQKESLEFRLLGCYPASNFRKTPLLKTPSPIDTM from the coding sequence ATGATGGCCATAGACACGCCTGCCATCGATAAAGTCGCCTTTCAAGGATTACGCGGCGCCTATTCTCACATGGCATGCATCGAAGCCTATCCCCAATTGACCCACATCCCATGCGATTTTTTCTATGACGTCTTTCATATGGTGACACAAGACCCACACTGCATTGGCCTCATTCCTGTGGAAAATTCTATCGCTGGACGCGTCAGTGAAATCCATCAACTCCTCGCCCATAGCACGCTCCATATCATTGCCGAACATTACCAACCCATTAGCCATTGCCTCCTCGCCCTCCCCACATGCTCCATCGAGGATATTCGCACCATCAAAAGCCATAGCCAAGCCCTCATGCAATGCCAAGACATCATCCATCACCATCGCTGGCAACAAGTTGCCGTCACCGATACAGCACAAGCTGCCCTCGATGTGTCCCGCGGCACCCATATCCATGACGCCGCTATTGCCTCCTCCCTCGCCGCCAAACTCTACAATCTTACCATCCTCAAAACACATATTGCCGACACAGAGCATAACACGACACGCTTTATTGCCGTGCATGCGCACCCGCCCGCACCCCACGCACCAAACACGCCCTCCATGGCAAGCCTCGTCTTACGCATCGGTAATACACCATCGTCCCTCTATACCATTCTGGGCTATTTCGCACAGCATGCCATCAACCTCACAAGGCTCGAAGGCATCATTGCCGATGATCGTTTCACCCAAGCGCAATTCTATATCGATGTGGAAGGCAACGCCTACCACCCGCCCCTGAAACACGTCCTCGCCCAACTGCAAAAAGAAAGCCTCGAATTTCGCCTCTTAGGATGTTATCCCGCCTCGAATTTTCGCAAGACGCCCCTCTTAAAGACACCCTCCCCCATCGACACCATGTGA
- the kdsB gene encoding 3-deoxy-manno-octulosonate cytidylyltransferase: protein MAHSSLIVIPARLDSTRLKHKIMQDINGAPMLAHVIRHAQKAQIADVIVACDHHDTAQLCQTCHVNAIMTDSSLPSGSDRIAQALTLFDKEKTYQWIINVQGDMPSLTTQALSALNAMRPKKTETPTKEHMSIATLVAPIHDTEECHNPHVVKAIVSWDHQQEQRALPRGRAHYFTRRPVMSSDGIVYHHIGLYAYSRETLEAFQKMPPSPLESIEKLEQLRAIEADIPIYVSCLKEALRGIDTQEDLDAMRQQETQHAMP, encoded by the coding sequence ATGGCGCACTCGTCCCTTATCGTCATCCCCGCCCGCCTCGACTCCACACGCCTCAAACACAAAATTATGCAAGACATCAACGGCGCGCCCATGCTCGCCCACGTCATCCGCCATGCCCAAAAGGCACAGATCGCCGACGTCATCGTCGCATGCGACCATCATGACACCGCTCAACTCTGCCAAACATGCCACGTCAACGCCATCATGACCGACTCGTCTCTCCCCAGTGGAAGCGACAGAATCGCCCAAGCCCTCACACTCTTCGATAAAGAAAAAACATACCAATGGATCATCAACGTCCAAGGCGACATGCCATCCCTCACAACCCAAGCCCTCAGCGCGCTCAACGCCATGCGACCGAAAAAAACAGAAACCCCCACAAAAGAACATATGTCCATCGCCACCCTTGTCGCCCCCATCCATGACACAGAAGAATGCCACAATCCCCATGTCGTCAAAGCCATCGTCAGCTGGGACCATCAACAAGAACAACGCGCCTTGCCCCGCGGTAGAGCGCACTATTTCACCAGACGCCCCGTGATGTCCAGTGATGGCATCGTCTATCACCATATTGGGCTCTATGCCTACAGCAGAGAGACCCTCGAAGCATTCCAAAAAATGCCCCCAAGCCCTTTGGAATCTATCGAAAAACTCGAACAGCTCCGCGCCATAGAAGCCGACATTCCTATCTATGTCTCCTGCCTCAAAGAAGCCTTGCGCGGTATCGATACCCAAGAAGATTTAGACGCCATGCGCCAACAAGAGACACAGCACGCAATGCCATGA
- a CDS encoding TldD/PmbA family protein: MSEHASPSLESLDLWVEDALKQGARHADVFCVRTHRRSVTVRLSAIDAIEHASLCPLGLRVFMDGGRQGFVSTTDARASQRKDIVAHAIAMATHAPEEPCHGLIPSSALPRYDDESLDMMDSVEPNDIALEHKARSMEEGALSVKGITNSEGCQAQWACHDTMVVASNGLRARYRHSVHGIMLSVLAGTGTHRERDYDYQQCLHGDELGDLHARGQETAHRAIARLNPRKIESAPMPVVYDPRIASTLLQHIADALNGDMLARGTSFLKESKGKTIMPETIDIIDDPLRPRGLFSRPWDAEGTKSQTTHLVKKGRVHSYILDRRAACLMQETSTGHAYRTPDSLPTPRTSNLFMANGTHTPQELLSGIKRGFYATELLGLSLNINTGDYSRGAAGFMIEDGERTYPVSEVTIAGNLNHMYQQLTPANDLTFFYGIDAPTCLIDHMMVGGK; encoded by the coding sequence ATGTCCGAACACGCCTCGCCATCCCTCGAATCGCTGGACTTATGGGTTGAGGACGCCTTGAAACAAGGCGCTCGCCACGCCGACGTCTTTTGCGTGCGCACGCACAGACGTAGCGTCACCGTGCGCTTAAGTGCTATTGACGCCATCGAACACGCATCCTTGTGCCCGCTCGGCTTGCGCGTGTTCATGGACGGAGGACGTCAAGGCTTCGTCTCGACAACAGACGCACGCGCCTCTCAACGCAAAGACATAGTCGCCCACGCCATCGCCATGGCAACCCACGCCCCTGAAGAGCCATGCCATGGGTTGATACCATCATCAGCGCTCCCCCGCTATGATGACGAGTCCCTCGACATGATGGACTCTGTCGAGCCCAACGACATAGCCCTAGAACACAAGGCGCGCTCTATGGAAGAAGGCGCACTGAGCGTGAAAGGCATCACCAACTCGGAAGGCTGTCAAGCTCAATGGGCATGCCATGACACGATGGTCGTTGCCTCCAATGGCCTTCGGGCCCGCTATCGCCATAGTGTGCACGGAATCATGCTCTCCGTGCTGGCAGGGACGGGAACGCATAGGGAAAGAGATTATGACTATCAACAATGTCTCCATGGCGACGAACTAGGCGACCTCCATGCGAGAGGACAAGAAACAGCCCATCGCGCCATCGCCCGACTCAACCCGCGCAAAATAGAGAGCGCTCCCATGCCCGTCGTCTATGACCCACGTATCGCCTCGACTCTGCTCCAGCATATAGCCGACGCCCTCAATGGCGACATGCTGGCGCGAGGAACGTCTTTCCTCAAAGAAAGCAAGGGAAAGACCATCATGCCTGAGACCATCGATATTATCGATGACCCCCTCAGACCAAGAGGACTCTTCTCCCGCCCATGGGACGCCGAAGGGACAAAAAGTCAGACGACCCACCTTGTGAAAAAAGGGCGCGTCCACTCCTATATCCTCGACCGTCGCGCCGCATGCCTTATGCAAGAGACAAGCACAGGACACGCCTACCGCACGCCAGACTCCCTCCCAACACCTCGCACAAGCAACCTCTTCATGGCGAACGGGACCCACACACCGCAAGAGCTTTTATCGGGAATCAAACGCGGATTTTATGCCACAGAATTGCTTGGGCTGAGCCTCAATATCAACACAGGCGACTATAGTCGAGGCGCTGCCGGCTTCATGATCGAAGACGGAGAGCGCACCTACCCCGTCTCCGAAGTCACCATCGCCGGCAATCTCAACCACATGTATCAACAGCTCACCCCCGCCAATGACCTCACCTTCTTTTATGGTATCGATGCCCCCACATGCCTCATAGACCATATGATGGTAGGAGGAAAATAG
- a CDS encoding diphosphate--fructose-6-phosphate 1-phosphotransferase, whose product MKGCLRKIVIAQGGGPTAVINHTLVGLVEAGRAHGVSTIWGSAFGIRGIIESQFYDLSHVTGETLASLARQTGAVLGSTRDKPDDAYCREVVALCQRHHVDAFFYIGGNDTANTMLLLSDYALTTGYDLRCFHVPKTIDNDLVLSDHTPGFPSAARFVALAFAGLNADQKSLPGVHIGIVMGRHAGFLTASAALARFHQGDGPHILCLPEEAWHRERFLTAVKACYERYGRCLIACAEGVEDDKAVPLVHSLAASSQQDPHKDPHKDPHRSSWQCAAFGAWRVRR is encoded by the coding sequence ATGAAGGGTTGTCTGCGTAAAATTGTCATTGCTCAGGGCGGTGGTCCTACGGCTGTCATCAATCACACCCTTGTTGGGCTTGTGGAGGCTGGGCGCGCCCATGGCGTGTCGACTATATGGGGTTCTGCCTTTGGCATTCGCGGGATTATCGAGTCGCAATTTTACGACTTATCCCATGTGACGGGTGAGACGTTGGCGTCTCTGGCGAGACAAACGGGGGCTGTCTTGGGCTCGACACGGGACAAGCCAGATGACGCCTATTGTCGTGAGGTTGTTGCCTTGTGTCAGCGTCACCATGTGGATGCCTTTTTTTATATTGGCGGTAACGACACGGCAAACACGATGCTCTTGCTGTCGGACTATGCGTTGACAACGGGCTATGATTTGCGTTGTTTTCATGTCCCAAAGACCATTGATAATGACCTTGTGTTGAGTGACCATACGCCGGGCTTTCCGTCGGCGGCGCGTTTTGTGGCTTTAGCCTTTGCGGGTTTGAATGCTGACCAGAAGTCTCTGCCGGGGGTGCATATCGGTATCGTGATGGGGCGTCATGCGGGCTTTCTCACGGCGTCAGCGGCGTTGGCGCGTTTTCATCAAGGCGATGGCCCTCATATTCTGTGTCTGCCTGAGGAGGCATGGCATAGGGAGCGTTTCTTGACAGCTGTGAAGGCGTGTTATGAACGCTATGGCCGTTGTTTGATTGCGTGTGCTGAAGGTGTGGAGGATGACAAAGCTGTTCCTCTCGTTCATTCTCTTGCCGCCTCTTCTCAGCAAGACCCTCATAAAGATCCTCATAAAGATCCTCATAGATCCTCATGGCAATGTGCAGCTTTCGGGGCGTGGCGCGTTAGGCGATGA
- a CDS encoding homoserine dehydrogenase: MPPLRVAIAGLGTVGCGVVALLQKNHGLIQARIGRALTLCGVSSATKNKKRPVPVDAIPWYDDPCRMVDDSACDIVVELIGGADGIALHLATHALNKGCGVVTANKALLAHHGNTLMALASKNKVALAFEAAVAGGIPIIKTLTESMAGNHIARITAILNGTCNYILSSMTSQKRSFEDVLQEAQALGYAEADPRFDIDGIDAAHKLAILSSLAWGTNIALEQLSIQGIGSVTPEDISLSSDMGYTIKHLARAYPTKDNVIHQSVCLCLVPKVSALASVDGVFNAVVLTSDFCGTLTLVGQGAGGDATASSVVSDMIAIARTTPPPAHTGYSQIITPVSPTPDLDTQAYYLHLKAKDSPGVLADIASILGKEHISIESALQKAAEDHRLQSSCPVDLLITTHRSPSHAISKALRHLETLPTILAPPRFFPIHSEASTI; this comes from the coding sequence ATGCCTCCCTTACGCGTGGCCATCGCTGGATTGGGGACGGTGGGGTGTGGCGTTGTGGCGCTTTTACAGAAAAATCATGGGCTGATACAGGCGCGTATCGGACGCGCCTTGACGCTCTGTGGCGTCTCATCGGCAACGAAAAACAAAAAACGCCCTGTCCCCGTCGATGCCATTCCATGGTATGACGACCCATGTCGCATGGTCGATGATAGCGCGTGTGATATTGTCGTGGAATTGATAGGGGGCGCCGATGGTATCGCCTTGCACCTGGCAACCCATGCCCTCAATAAAGGATGTGGTGTCGTCACCGCCAATAAAGCCTTGCTGGCCCATCATGGCAACACCCTCATGGCCTTGGCGTCCAAGAACAAGGTCGCCCTCGCCTTCGAAGCCGCCGTCGCCGGCGGTATCCCCATCATCAAAACGCTCACAGAGAGCATGGCGGGAAACCATATCGCCCGTATCACAGCCATCCTCAACGGGACGTGCAACTATATCTTGTCCTCTATGACAAGCCAAAAACGCTCTTTCGAGGACGTCTTACAAGAAGCACAAGCCTTAGGCTATGCCGAAGCAGACCCCCGATTCGATATCGATGGCATCGATGCCGCCCATAAATTAGCCATCCTATCGTCTCTCGCATGGGGAACAAACATTGCATTGGAACAGCTCTCGATCCAAGGCATAGGCTCAGTCACCCCTGAAGACATCTCCCTGAGCAGTGATATGGGCTATACCATCAAACATCTTGCCCGCGCCTATCCCACAAAAGACAACGTCATTCATCAATCAGTCTGCTTATGTCTCGTCCCCAAAGTGAGCGCCCTTGCCTCTGTGGATGGCGTCTTCAATGCCGTTGTCCTCACAAGTGATTTTTGTGGGACGCTCACCCTCGTTGGCCAAGGCGCCGGCGGTGATGCCACGGCATCCTCCGTCGTCAGCGATATGATCGCCATCGCCCGCACAACGCCACCTCCCGCCCATACAGGCTATAGCCAAATTATCACCCCTGTATCACCCACACCAGACCTTGACACCCAAGCCTATTATCTGCACCTCAAAGCAAAGGATTCGCCCGGCGTGCTGGCGGATATTGCTTCCATCCTCGGCAAAGAACATATCTCTATCGAGTCGGCTCTACAAAAAGCGGCCGAAGACCATCGCCTACAATCATCATGTCCCGTTGACCTCCTTATCACAACCCATCGCTCGCCATCCCATGCCATCAGTAAGGCGCTACGCCACTTAGAGACGCTCCCGACAATCCTCGCACCGCCACGCTTTTTCCCTATTCACTCGGAGGCGTCAACAATCTAA
- a CDS encoding gamma carbonic anhydrase family protein: MMTPSILPYKTYHPSLSATCFVAPSAVVIGNVRVEAEASIWFHCTIRGDMERITIGEESNIQDNSVIHIASKGLSTTIGARVTVGHGAILHACVLEDDSFIGMGAVVLDGAVIESGAFVAAGSLVAPRTKAVSGYLWAGNPAKARRPLKEEEEKLIASTPKIYKALAQDYALATQTRHPQT, encoded by the coding sequence ATGATGACTCCCTCTATTCTTCCCTATAAAACATATCACCCGTCTCTTTCAGCCACATGCTTTGTCGCGCCTAGCGCCGTCGTCATTGGCAATGTGCGGGTCGAAGCAGAGGCAAGCATATGGTTTCATTGCACGATACGTGGCGATATGGAACGTATCACTATCGGTGAGGAGTCCAATATCCAAGACAATAGCGTCATTCATATCGCATCGAAGGGATTATCCACGACGATTGGCGCTCGTGTCACGGTCGGGCATGGCGCTATTCTCCATGCATGCGTCTTAGAGGATGATAGTTTCATTGGCATGGGCGCTGTGGTGTTAGATGGCGCTGTCATTGAGAGTGGCGCGTTTGTCGCCGCAGGAAGCCTTGTCGCCCCAAGAACAAAAGCCGTCTCAGGCTATCTGTGGGCTGGAAACCCCGCCAAAGCGCGCCGACCCCTCAAAGAAGAAGAGGAAAAATTGATTGCATCAACGCCAAAAATCTATAAGGCTCTTGCACAAGACTATGCCCTCGCCACACAGACACGCCACCCACAAACATAA